A single window of Psychromonas ingrahamii 37 DNA harbors:
- the gap gene encoding type I glyceraldehyde-3-phosphate dehydrogenase produces MTIKVGINGFGRIGRFVFRAACERTDIDVVAINDLIDVDYMAYMLKYDSTHGRFNGTVEVQDGNLIVNGKTVRVTAVRNPEELKWDEAGVDVVAEATGLFLTDETARKHITAGAKKVVLTGPSGDVPMFVNGVNFSAYAGQDIVSNASCTTNCLAPIAKVLNDKWGIESGLMTTVHATTATQKTVDGPSVKDWRGGRGASQNIIPSSTGAAKAVGKVIPALDGKLTGMAFRVPTANVSVVDLTVNLKTAATYAEICAEMKRASENEYAGVLGYTADAVVSQDFIGETQTSVFDSTAGVSLTDKFVKVVSWYDNEIGYSNKVLDLITLIAK; encoded by the coding sequence ATGACAATTAAAGTAGGTATTAACGGTTTCGGTCGTATCGGACGCTTCGTATTCCGTGCAGCATGTGAACGTACTGATATTGATGTTGTAGCAATCAATGACTTAATCGATGTTGATTATATGGCTTACATGCTTAAATATGACTCAACTCATGGTCGTTTTAACGGTACTGTTGAAGTTCAAGACGGTAACCTAATTGTTAACGGTAAAACAGTTCGCGTAACTGCAGTCCGTAACCCTGAAGAACTAAAATGGGATGAAGCTGGCGTTGATGTAGTTGCTGAAGCAACTGGTCTTTTCCTAACTGACGAAACAGCTCGTAAGCACATTACTGCTGGCGCTAAAAAAGTTGTTTTAACAGGTCCTTCTGGCGATGTTCCAATGTTCGTTAACGGCGTAAACTTCTCTGCATACGCGGGTCAAGATATCGTTTCTAACGCTTCTTGTACTACTAACTGTCTTGCACCTATCGCTAAAGTACTTAACGATAAATGGGGCATTGAATCTGGTCTTATGACGACAGTTCATGCAACTACTGCAACGCAAAAAACCGTTGACGGACCTTCTGTTAAAGATTGGCGCGGTGGTCGTGGTGCTTCTCAAAACATCATCCCATCATCAACTGGTGCTGCTAAGGCAGTAGGTAAAGTAATCCCAGCGCTTGATGGCAAACTAACGGGTATGGCTTTCCGTGTACCAACCGCAAACGTTTCTGTTGTTGACTTAACTGTTAACCTTAAAACAGCTGCTACTTATGCTGAAATCTGTGCTGAAATGAAGCGTGCTTCTGAAAATGAATACGCTGGTGTTCTTGGTTACACAGCAGATGCTGTTGTTTCTCAAGATTTCATCGGTGAAACTCAAACTTCAGTATTTGATTCTACTGCAGGCGTTTCACTCACTGACAAATTCGTTAAAGTTGTATCTTGGTACGACAACGAAATCGGTTACTCAAACAAAGTTCTTGACCTAATCACACTTATTGCTAAATAA
- a CDS encoding transglutaminase family protein, whose protein sequence is MKEFLNRLGLSLIILTYLSMVSALYEQINPFLIFFGLLCSGWRIAHFYGRVPLLGRLWLNFITIASSLVTVIIVYPLGLFSIMLHLIMLGFSLKFLELKSIRDVHFFVNTGFVLVALFFIFNYSIAMTLVAGLLILLLLAVLLSVHGGHLAGNRFIKLLLKSCLLSLPLALVLFVVIPRLPSLWKMPLQKYATTGLSDTVSPGQIAELSRSSALAFRASFVGEPVRQSERYWRVMTLDNFDGQTWSQSLSKKNQEQQAKTGSSVSFQLSTKKNSIDLIIEPHYNYWIPTLDYGKADLGQVSLSDYALRSTKPVVKRDHFEVDLYQQIETKPLTTVEKQQLLSLPTQGNLETQDWVATKVKQGLDKQAILKQLLNDFSTKNFRYTLKPPPLGIDQVDDFLFSTQAGFCVHYASSYLYVARLLGVPARMVTGYLGGEWQAQDQFMSIRQYDAHAWVEIWQENKWLRIDPTAYVAPERVELGLEQSLSNRDEFLADEYFSLQKWRNIRLLNKLRTKIAQIDYLWATWVINYDNKKQLRLLQSWFVNVPWLNLFSAVLMIMLLVFSSVFLIIFKPWIRQKINAEDKLYIKLQRYYSKKGLRRLKGQTVTDFCQLASTKSSHPSALFESFSSKYNSLKYDVNLSASERKKRLKQLRFICKQLQKG, encoded by the coding sequence ATGAAAGAGTTCCTTAATCGTTTGGGTTTGTCGTTAATTATCCTAACCTATCTCAGTATGGTAAGCGCATTATATGAACAGATAAACCCATTCTTAATTTTCTTTGGTCTGCTCTGTAGCGGTTGGCGTATTGCTCACTTTTACGGGCGTGTGCCCCTGCTGGGCAGGTTATGGCTGAATTTTATTACGATTGCCAGTAGCTTAGTCACTGTCATCATCGTATACCCACTGGGTTTATTTAGCATTATGCTGCATCTGATTATGTTAGGTTTTAGCTTGAAATTTTTGGAACTGAAATCAATCCGTGATGTGCATTTTTTTGTTAATACGGGTTTTGTGTTAGTCGCACTGTTCTTTATCTTTAATTACTCGATAGCGATGACGCTGGTGGCTGGTTTATTGATTCTGTTATTATTAGCCGTACTGTTAAGTGTGCATGGGGGGCATTTAGCCGGCAATCGCTTTATTAAATTATTGTTGAAAAGTTGCTTGCTCAGTTTACCACTGGCACTGGTCCTCTTTGTTGTTATTCCGCGTTTACCCTCATTGTGGAAGATGCCGTTACAAAAATACGCTACCACGGGGTTAAGTGATACTGTCAGCCCCGGACAAATAGCTGAATTAAGCAGGTCCAGTGCTTTGGCTTTTCGTGCTTCATTTGTTGGGGAGCCGGTACGTCAAAGCGAGCGTTATTGGCGAGTGATGACCCTTGATAATTTTGACGGACAAACTTGGTCACAAAGCCTAAGTAAAAAAAATCAGGAGCAACAGGCTAAAACAGGGTCAAGTGTCAGCTTTCAATTAAGCACCAAGAAAAATAGCATTGACTTGATCATTGAGCCGCACTACAACTATTGGATCCCCACGCTTGATTATGGCAAGGCTGATCTCGGTCAGGTTAGTTTAAGTGACTATGCCTTGCGCAGTACAAAACCTGTGGTAAAAAGGGATCACTTTGAGGTTGATTTATATCAACAGATAGAAACAAAACCATTAACAACAGTAGAAAAGCAACAACTACTCAGCCTGCCGACACAAGGTAATCTAGAAACACAAGACTGGGTTGCCACTAAGGTCAAGCAAGGGCTTGATAAACAAGCTATTCTTAAGCAACTGCTTAATGATTTTTCAACAAAAAACTTCCGCTATACGCTCAAACCACCCCCGCTTGGGATCGACCAGGTGGATGATTTTCTATTCTCAACACAAGCCGGATTTTGTGTGCATTATGCCAGTAGCTATCTTTATGTGGCACGGCTTTTAGGTGTTCCTGCACGCATGGTGACAGGATATTTGGGGGGCGAGTGGCAAGCTCAGGATCAGTTTATGTCTATTCGTCAATATGATGCACATGCCTGGGTTGAAATTTGGCAAGAGAACAAGTGGCTTAGGATTGATCCAACCGCTTATGTTGCCCCGGAGCGTGTTGAATTAGGGTTAGAGCAAAGTTTATCAAACCGTGACGAGTTTTTAGCCGATGAGTATTTCTCTCTGCAGAAATGGCGAAATATAAGGCTGTTAAACAAATTGCGCACAAAAATCGCGCAGATAGATTATTTATGGGCAACCTGGGTCATCAATTATGATAATAAAAAACAGCTGCGTTTGCTGCAGTCCTGGTTTGTCAACGTGCCCTGGTTGAATTTGTTTTCCGCCGTATTAATGATCATGTTATTAGTGTTTTCAAGTGTTTTTTTAATAATATTTAAACCTTGGATTAGACAAAAAATCAATGCAGAAGATAAGCTTTATATAAAACTGCAACGCTATTATTCAAAAAAGGGATTGCGCAGGCTTAAAGGGCAAACTGTCACGGATTTCTGCCAACTGGCCAGCACTAAATCTTCACATCCCTCTGCTCTGTTTGAAAGTTTTTCTTCGAAATACAATAGCTTAAAATATGACGTTAATTTATCAGCAAGTGAGCGTAAAAAACGCCTGAAACAGTTACGTTTTATCTGCAAACAATTACAGAAAGGATGA
- a CDS encoding DUF58 domain-containing protein, with protein MKKNLNISGPFKRLIKRRFERWLTARMPAQNSFTLSQKNIFIFPSKFGLQFLIVCFILFLLGTNYQNNLILFVVFFLCSFMVTCLLLSYQNMANLTLTASPIKAQFAGQDSVFCLRLTKNPDLGQQIYFYFKQPSSALKSVIKEQQVFIYGLSKKRGWFNPGRVTLRSTFPFGLFTVWTYLDFGLKVLLYPEPLTHDMPLVSLSPEQKNQGLTNFSPGFEQFSMLKSYQPGDSLKSVAWKQLAQGRGWFSKQFEQAQGGDVLLDLALYKNLDLETKLSLLCFQIIELDKSDCSYALKLGRKTIAAGHGLQHKKMCLKALALYV; from the coding sequence ATGAAAAAAAATTTGAATATAAGTGGCCCATTCAAGAGGTTAATCAAGCGCCGTTTTGAACGTTGGTTAACGGCGCGCATGCCAGCGCAAAATAGTTTCACCTTGAGTCAGAAAAATATTTTTATATTTCCTTCTAAATTTGGTCTGCAGTTTTTAATAGTTTGTTTTATTTTGTTTCTGCTCGGCACTAACTATCAAAATAACTTGATTTTATTTGTGGTGTTTTTCCTGTGCAGTTTTATGGTGACTTGCCTGCTGTTAAGTTATCAAAATATGGCGAATTTAACCCTGACGGCCAGCCCGATTAAAGCTCAATTTGCGGGGCAAGATAGTGTGTTTTGTTTACGTCTCACTAAAAATCCTGACCTTGGACAGCAGATTTATTTTTATTTTAAACAGCCAAGTTCGGCACTTAAATCGGTCATAAAAGAGCAACAAGTGTTTATTTACGGCTTGTCGAAAAAAAGAGGTTGGTTTAATCCGGGCAGAGTGACCCTGCGTTCAACCTTTCCCTTTGGTTTATTTACAGTGTGGACCTACCTTGATTTCGGATTGAAGGTATTATTATATCCCGAGCCACTCACTCATGATATGCCGCTTGTTAGCCTATCTCCTGAGCAAAAAAATCAGGGGTTAACAAATTTTTCGCCTGGTTTTGAGCAATTTTCAATGCTAAAAAGTTATCAACCAGGAGACTCTTTAAAATCGGTTGCATGGAAACAGCTGGCCCAAGGGCGAGGTTGGTTTAGCAAACAGTTCGAACAAGCGCAAGGGGGGGATGTGCTTTTAGATCTGGCCTTATATAAAAATTTAGATCTGGAGACAAAGCTCAGTTTACTGTGTTTTCAAATTATTGAATTAGACAAGAGTGATTGCAGTTATGCTTTAAAACTGGGTCGTAAAACGATTGCTGCAGGTCATGGTTTACAGCATAAAAAAATGTGCTTAAAAGCATTAGCATTATACGTATGA
- a CDS encoding AAA family ATPase, whose amino-acid sequence MHNKIANILKQLNHILLGKEDQIKLALVCLLADGHLLIEDLPGMGKTTLASALAKTLGLDYQRVQFTSDMLPADILGVSIFDSNKKQFNFHKGPIFSQVLLADEINRASPKTQSALLEAMEEKQISLDSQTYALPTPFFVIATQNPTDQAGTFPLPESQLDRFMMRIELGFPNMDAELKMLKAHVSSNKKQQISAIINVDDLRIMQSAVRKTQASEAVLNYLLRLIHESRYGGLSAHPLSPRCSKILLQAAKATAFLQQRDYLIPEDIQAVFVAVTEHRLAGINNAKPGSKTFSQTLLDSVDPFA is encoded by the coding sequence ATGCACAATAAAATCGCTAACATATTAAAGCAATTGAATCACATTTTACTGGGGAAAGAAGATCAGATTAAATTAGCGCTCGTTTGTCTGCTTGCCGATGGCCATCTTTTAATTGAAGATCTGCCGGGTATGGGTAAAACAACACTGGCCTCAGCGTTAGCAAAAACCCTTGGACTTGATTATCAACGGGTGCAATTTACCAGTGATATGTTACCTGCTGATATTCTAGGTGTGTCGATATTTGACAGTAATAAAAAGCAATTTAATTTTCATAAAGGGCCGATTTTTAGTCAGGTATTATTAGCCGATGAAATAAATCGCGCCAGCCCTAAAACACAAAGTGCATTACTAGAGGCAATGGAAGAAAAGCAAATTTCACTGGACAGTCAAACCTATGCTTTGCCAACGCCTTTTTTTGTGATTGCAACACAAAACCCCACGGATCAAGCGGGTACATTTCCACTACCCGAATCCCAGTTAGACCGATTTATGATGCGTATTGAGCTTGGTTTTCCGAATATGGATGCGGAATTAAAAATGTTAAAAGCGCACGTATCGTCGAATAAAAAGCAGCAAATATCGGCTATTATAAATGTTGATGATTTGCGAATAATGCAATCTGCCGTACGTAAAACGCAAGCCAGTGAAGCGGTTTTAAATTATCTGCTGCGCCTAATACATGAAAGTCGCTATGGTGGTCTTTCAGCTCATCCATTATCGCCTCGCTGCAGCAAAATATTACTGCAGGCCGCTAAAGCAACGGCTTTTTTGCAGCAAAGAGATTACCTCATTCCTGAAGATATTCAGGCTGTCTTTGTGGCGGTAACCGAACACCGTTTAGCGGGGATTAATAATGCTAAACCAGGCAGTAAAACATTCAGTCAAACATTGCTTGATAGTGTTGATCCCTTTGCTTAA
- a CDS encoding VOC family protein, translating into MFSHVMLGTNDIEKSKLFYDAVLAALGHNEGVLDGNGRCFYMTKAGVFALTLPINGEAATCGNGMTIGFKANNPEAVEAFHAAGIANGGTECEQPPGLREAGSRKLYLGYLRDPSGNKICATHFVA; encoded by the coding sequence ATGTTTAGTCATGTAATGCTTGGAACCAATGATATAGAAAAGTCAAAGCTGTTTTACGATGCAGTATTGGCTGCACTTGGACACAATGAAGGTGTCTTAGACGGCAACGGACGCTGTTTTTATATGACAAAAGCGGGCGTTTTTGCGTTAACACTGCCAATAAATGGAGAAGCTGCTACCTGTGGCAATGGTATGACTATTGGATTTAAAGCCAATAATCCTGAAGCGGTTGAGGCATTTCATGCGGCAGGCATCGCTAACGGAGGGACCGAGTGCGAACAACCACCTGGGCTGCGCGAAGCGGGTTCTAGAAAACTCTATTTAGGCTATCTGCGCGATCCATCGGGCAATAAAATTTGTGCTACCCACTTTGTTGCTTAA
- the thiE gene encoding thiamine phosphate synthase, translating into MEKKVNPYRLYLVTDDQQNLETLKRVVAEAVVGGVTMVQVREKQGDLRVFIERVLAVKAILHGTGVPLIVNDRVDVALAVDADGVHLGQSDMPVETARRLIGKDKLLGLSIENPQQLIEAESLPVDYLGLSAIFSTATKTNIKKEWGIEGLTNAVAQSSLPIVAIGGINVSNLDEVIASNVAGVALVSAICHAPSPKQAAINLLKQMGK; encoded by the coding sequence TTGGAGAAAAAAGTGAACCCCTATCGTTTATATTTAGTGACCGATGACCAGCAGAATCTTGAAACATTGAAAAGGGTGGTTGCTGAAGCAGTTGTCGGTGGTGTGACTATGGTCCAAGTTCGGGAAAAGCAGGGTGATCTTCGCGTTTTTATAGAAAGGGTGTTAGCGGTAAAGGCAATTTTACACGGGACGGGCGTACCTTTGATCGTCAATGACAGAGTGGATGTTGCACTGGCCGTTGATGCTGATGGTGTACACTTGGGTCAATCGGATATGCCGGTAGAAACCGCCCGCAGACTAATAGGAAAAGATAAATTACTTGGCCTGTCTATTGAGAATCCGCAGCAGCTTATTGAAGCGGAATCTTTGCCCGTCGATTATTTGGGGTTGAGTGCTATTTTTTCTACAGCAACAAAAACCAACATCAAGAAAGAATGGGGTATTGAGGGGCTTACCAATGCCGTAGCGCAAAGCTCCTTGCCGATAGTTGCTATTGGTGGTATTAATGTTTCAAATCTTGATGAGGTTATTGCAAGCAATGTTGCTGGCGTGGCATTAGTCTCGGCTATTTGTCATGCACCGTCGCCAAAACAAGCGGCAATAAATTTGCTCAAACAGATGGGGAAATAG
- the thiM gene encoding hydroxyethylthiazole kinase, with protein sequence MKKNIDSNIKTIVSALKTLREQKPLVVNISNYVAMNNTANALLALGASPIMAHSRDEMAEMLSFSGALVVNIGTLDSLWIPRMLFAVEQANIHKKTVVLDPVGCGASSLRTATSWQIAEAANKLIIRGNASEIIALAGEKGQSKGVDSLDSSEAALGAARYLRDTYQCAVVISGATDFIVTAGGQIQLNNGHAMMPYVTAMGCTLSALTGAFAAVGEETGLAAAAVLGVAGEIAAEQSKGPGSLQLNLLDALYQLDEATLIQRLKLS encoded by the coding sequence ATGAAGAAAAATATAGATTCAAATATTAAAACGATCGTCAGCGCGCTTAAAACGCTGCGTGAACAGAAACCGCTGGTGGTCAATATTAGTAATTATGTCGCGATGAATAATACCGCTAATGCCTTGCTTGCCCTTGGTGCGTCGCCGATTATGGCGCATTCCCGTGATGAAATGGCTGAAATGCTGTCTTTTTCTGGTGCTTTGGTAGTCAATATCGGTACTCTGGATAGTCTCTGGATTCCGCGTATGTTGTTTGCCGTCGAGCAGGCTAATATCCATAAAAAAACGGTAGTGCTTGATCCTGTCGGATGCGGTGCAAGCAGCCTGCGAACGGCAACCTCATGGCAAATTGCGGAAGCCGCCAACAAGCTAATTATTAGAGGAAATGCATCAGAAATCATTGCCTTAGCCGGAGAGAAAGGACAAAGCAAAGGTGTTGATTCCCTTGATAGCAGTGAGGCGGCGCTTGGTGCCGCACGGTATTTGCGTGACACTTATCAGTGCGCTGTAGTTATTTCTGGGGCGACAGATTTTATTGTCACCGCAGGTGGGCAAATTCAGCTTAATAACGGTCATGCCATGATGCCTTATGTGACGGCAATGGGCTGCACACTCAGTGCCTTAACTGGAGCTTTTGCAGCCGTTGGTGAAGAAACTGGATTAGCGGCTGCAGCCGTTTTAGGCGTTGCGGGTGAAATCGCTGCAGAGCAATCAAAAGGCCCCGGCAGTCTGCAGCTTAATCTTTTAGATGCTTTATATCAGCTCGATGAAGCGACGCTGATTCAGCGTTTAAAATTATCCTAG
- a CDS encoding TenA family protein, which translates to MNHQDLINACGKDWNAYTKHAFVRQLAKGTLAQPCFLHYLKQDFLFLKQYARAYALAIYKARTLADMRKALPSVHALLDVEIDHHVSYCANWGLTESDLEAEDEDFGTVAYTRYVLDAGMQGDIVDLYAALAPCFIGYAEIGRNLCNDQNTHREGNPFENWIALYGGDEFQQGVAQGTEHIDALLADIDLNSSRGRELIRVFRTATRMEIAFWEQGLNAAESVPLN; encoded by the coding sequence ATGAATCATCAAGATTTAATTAATGCATGTGGCAAGGATTGGAATGCCTACACTAAACATGCCTTTGTACGGCAATTAGCAAAAGGCACGTTAGCGCAGCCCTGCTTTTTACATTACCTGAAACAAGATTTTTTGTTTCTTAAGCAATATGCACGTGCTTATGCGCTGGCTATTTACAAAGCGCGCACCTTAGCTGATATGCGTAAAGCGCTGCCTAGCGTACATGCATTACTGGACGTTGAAATCGACCACCACGTAAGTTATTGCGCTAACTGGGGACTGACTGAATCGGATTTGGAAGCAGAAGATGAAGATTTTGGTACGGTTGCCTATACGCGTTATGTGCTCGATGCGGGCATGCAAGGCGATATAGTTGATTTATACGCGGCGCTAGCACCATGCTTTATTGGTTATGCAGAAATAGGGCGTAACCTCTGCAACGATCAAAACACCCACCGGGAAGGTAATCCATTTGAGAATTGGATTGCACTTTATGGCGGTGATGAATTCCAGCAAGGCGTTGCGCAGGGCACTGAACATATTGATGCATTACTCGCTGATATTGATTTAAACAGTTCGCGCGGCCGGGAACTTATTCGCGTATTTAGAACCGCAACTCGAATGGAAATTGCTTTTTGGGAGCAAGGGTTGAATGCGGCAGAGTCTGTCCCTTTAAATTGA
- a CDS encoding ABC transporter substrate-binding protein: MKKRIILSAVALMLALPVQAEMKKLTLMLDWFVNPNHGPVVIAQQRGYFKQQGLEVDIQEPGDPSIPAKLVAANKVDLAISYQPSLIMDVAAGLPLIRSATLIATPLNTLTILDNNKIKKLSDLKGKKIGISIAGNEEATISTMLKTQGVNYDEVEIINIGWALSASLASGKVDATWGGFRNFETNQLALEGIKAKSFFPEEHGVPPYDELVFVANADSYDKAAILAFNKALEQATIYIVNHPEESWKEFAAYAPDTLNNELNKLAWNATLTRFALRPSAIDLQRYDDYAQFMYSQKIISTLPKAQDYIPTF, from the coding sequence ATGAAAAAAAGAATAATCTTAAGTGCAGTTGCATTAATGTTAGCGCTGCCGGTACAGGCCGAGATGAAAAAATTGACCCTGATGCTGGACTGGTTTGTTAACCCCAACCACGGACCCGTGGTGATTGCCCAGCAGCGCGGTTATTTTAAACAACAAGGCCTTGAGGTTGATATTCAAGAGCCGGGCGATCCGAGCATACCCGCTAAATTGGTTGCAGCCAATAAAGTGGATTTGGCTATCTCTTATCAGCCTAGTTTAATTATGGATGTGGCTGCGGGTCTGCCTCTTATCCGCTCTGCGACTTTGATTGCTACGCCGCTTAATACTTTGACCATATTAGACAATAATAAGATTAAAAAACTATCTGATCTTAAAGGTAAAAAAATTGGCATTTCCATTGCGGGTAATGAAGAGGCGACTATCAGCACGATGTTGAAAACACAGGGTGTTAACTATGATGAGGTGGAGATTATCAATATTGGTTGGGCTTTGTCTGCCTCGCTTGCCTCGGGAAAGGTCGATGCAACCTGGGGAGGATTCCGCAATTTTGAAACAAACCAGCTAGCACTTGAAGGCATTAAGGCAAAATCTTTCTTCCCTGAAGAGCACGGAGTACCGCCCTATGATGAACTTGTCTTTGTAGCGAATGCCGACAGCTATGATAAAGCGGCGATTCTGGCATTTAATAAAGCCCTGGAGCAGGCGACAATCTACATTGTAAACCACCCCGAAGAATCCTGGAAAGAGTTTGCGGCCTATGCGCCGGACACTTTGAATAACGAGCTTAATAAACTCGCCTGGAACGCGACATTGACCCGATTTGCATTACGTCCGTCTGCGATTGATTTACAGCGTTATGATGATTATGCCCAGTTTATGTATAGCCAAAAAATCATTAGCACACTGCCAAAAGCACAGGATTATATTCCAACATTTTAA